A single Methylomonas sp. AM2-LC DNA region contains:
- a CDS encoding PIN domain-containing protein produces the protein MTSFSVVYDACVLYPAPLRDLLMHLALTDLYRAKWTEQIHEEWIRNLLEARPELTREQLERTRQFMDSSVRDCLVSGHEFLIPTLQLPDHNDRHVLAAAIRSHASVILTFNLKDFPARELEKYDVEALHPDEFISDLIDLNPAKVLEAVARHRRSLKNPPKTGKEYLDTLLQQGLPETVSQLRHWEIAF, from the coding sequence ATGACCAGTTTCTCTGTAGTGTATGACGCATGCGTACTGTATCCGGCGCCCTTACGTGATTTACTGATGCATCTAGCGCTCACTGATCTTTACCGTGCAAAATGGACAGAACAAATTCACGAAGAATGGATCAGAAATCTTCTGGAAGCTCGTCCGGAGCTTACACGCGAACAACTGGAGAGAACACGCCAATTCATGGATAGCAGTGTCCGTGACTGTTTGGTTTCTGGGCACGAATTTCTGATTCCGACGCTGCAACTGCCTGATCACAACGACAGGCATGTCCTAGCAGCCGCTATTCGCAGTCATGCCAGTGTTATTTTGACCTTCAATTTAAAGGATTTTCCGGCAAGAGAGCTTGAAAAATACGACGTCGAAGCCTTGCATCCCGACGAGTTTATCTCGGATCTGATTGATCTCAATCCGGCAAAGGTTTTGGAAGCAGTTGCCAGGCATCGCCGCTCTCTGAAAAATCCTCCAAAAACCGGCAAGGAATATCTTGATACACTTCTGCAACAGGGATTACCCGAAACAGTTAGTCAGTTAAGGCATTGGGAAATAGCTTTTTAA
- a CDS encoding helix-turn-helix domain-containing protein: MNTKESPDLPTEAEVSLAKESSRLLSLYLSSKEDTQSIRVIDQAGEHDAVRIPTAAFRLLIDVLSEMAQGNAVSMIPVHAELTTQEAADMLNVSRPHLIKLLDSGVIPYHKVGTHRRVRYQKLVDFKNKIDTERFSALEALTAQAQELNMGY, from the coding sequence ATGAACACAAAAGAAAGCCCTGACCTCCCAACAGAGGCCGAAGTTTCGCTGGCCAAGGAAAGTAGCAGATTGCTCTCCTTGTACTTAAGCAGTAAGGAAGATACTCAATCAATTCGAGTGATTGACCAGGCTGGGGAGCATGACGCGGTAAGAATTCCGACCGCTGCTTTCCGACTTTTGATTGATGTTTTGTCCGAAATGGCTCAAGGCAATGCAGTCAGTATGATTCCTGTTCATGCTGAACTAACAACACAAGAAGCGGCTGATATGCTCAATGTTTCCCGTCCGCATCTGATCAAACTGCTGGACAGTGGCGTGATTCCTTACCACAAGGTTGGGACTCATCGTCGTGTACGGTATCAAAAATTGGTTGATTTCAAAAATAAGATCGATACGGAACGGTTTTCAGCCTTAGAGGCATTGACAGCACAGGCGCAAGAATTAAACATGGGTTATTAA
- the ssb gene encoding single-stranded DNA-binding protein — protein MASRGVNKVILVGNLGAAPDVRYLPTGGMVTVIRLATSESWKDQENQLQERTEWHRVVFYRRLAEVASEFLKKGSKVYVEGSLRTQQWEQNGEKRYTTEVICKELQMLDRTNENDSAGNGGKQNPAKAQQNRSASGRSNSNQQTQNQKPPVSTAAANAVGNYDDFDDDIPF, from the coding sequence ATGGCAAGTCGTGGAGTCAACAAGGTTATTCTGGTCGGCAATTTAGGCGCTGCACCGGATGTTCGGTATCTGCCTACGGGAGGAATGGTCACGGTTATTCGTCTGGCAACCAGCGAATCCTGGAAAGACCAAGAAAACCAACTTCAGGAACGCACAGAATGGCACCGGGTTGTGTTTTATCGCCGCCTGGCCGAAGTCGCTAGTGAGTTTCTCAAGAAAGGCAGCAAGGTTTACGTCGAAGGCAGTTTACGCACCCAGCAATGGGAGCAAAACGGTGAAAAACGTTATACCACCGAAGTAATTTGTAAAGAACTGCAAATGCTCGATCGGACAAACGAGAACGATAGCGCTGGCAATGGTGGAAAACAAAATCCCGCAAAAGCACAGCAAAACCGTTCCGCGTCAGGTAGGTCGAATTCAAATCAGCAAACTCAAAATCAGAAACCACCAGTTTCAACGGCTGCGGCTAATGCTGTTGGCAATTATGATGATTTTGACGACGACATTCCGTTCTAA
- a CDS encoding helicase-related protein, with translation MLDLNQRHSLWGQVFEIAVKRGVLTALIASGVRDQDRLDFTHWRSLDTADIYAALANELQEVDPNLKIRTRETARHLFELGMGLGQTAMREYLRKLKSGPEDYSIKALWCPLQPPRLQSDFDVEKDAALLEFSTVFSQDQRVDSILADKGFPVRADFLLWLEPCYEQLDREFLCLEFSLNGLPETADYRKPEAHLEELRRFAWFMDTRSVFSRVCAEVSGEEFVLSPDIKNHLPAFTGRDKPLYKLCQAASYVHTSLRWLKSKGFDDKPCKARALSITQNGFESLSARFFIDPENDPRISLIDSLGRAYRNSEKVPDCDEDALNDHIRHAFDKIRKALPKVISKQFLDMRELPEPGKSLAYNFSEEVEGFLNPMATVPWFEALSWVDLDSDIAYFLKANPQTVISETLAERVSHGQPVPLRDLHSAAVVAGMRSSALGQITVLGLEGNPGIGKTTAVVSFLKESSEGFLFLYVSPRVIINDDVTENLSRDRISKQPTGILTVTTYSKLIGAAKAWYEKQPQEGFTLKRVVDSAVVADGVKDLKHPDSSTLILTPSRKEELELTHIGSSHRKRAETERQDRMEDVKRPGVLKVLSLTTRNLLAENPCINRVVLTAAIQGYRDLGGDKSTLSALDNLFKNPTNNQAGKQERRAFAQRIQTIVVMVDELTGDGAGAPFIHAVAKWLDQQFIRSFESEPLFRVILIVSDASLGNEIVLDRYLNSGKRTPDKVLVSKSAGKRPFRLAAMPVRIGGKRLPVLHIMTNSYPATKLSIDYRVRLDLIKPGELSDGRTQTVRQAIVEQQGETIIGNVIQEIKRALVSGADQVIFFAQDKAFLRSVETLLVTSEEGEPLLNAKQVAILDSSVTAAKRKALIADDRRDTVKVFLMTSSGARGVSFPKTDWIIALLPRFGIEAALMEVAQLIYRGRGKNYTADDGSIQDDGDWKDRRLVMLLQDFLPQDEIPELRQWLRQVSDLLTYLVMLRATIYTRIVGDAGLDKQNLAMVPVGGIGSEEMLSLMSTHVRAFLKEADVFLRDYSADANRRGLVFNAQKNTQHLFSKFSLDATARAKDFKSVSRLEDIQKFSRRASADNAPLLISPNDDPDCLLPDHLYCIGPFWLEHWENLEKQERFNVEGWSTDVGHQIAKLFGELGYIHRDETLPFKLRQPAEELFRILAREKEEATREFSTIKSLQSPSTWLVVPLDYPRFWKKDASGRLPSLGDDELAWRDALGACLATSAEVLPVIARYAGIPYAAVIGEQDPARLELIFDDRYLAASNELNLLNTILLAE, from the coding sequence ATGCTCGATCTAAACCAGCGGCATTCTCTATGGGGACAGGTATTCGAAATTGCTGTCAAAAGAGGGGTATTGACGGCATTGATTGCCAGTGGCGTTCGTGATCAGGATCGCTTAGATTTTACGCATTGGAGGTCATTGGATACTGCTGACATTTATGCGGCTTTAGCCAACGAACTTCAAGAAGTCGATCCCAATCTGAAAATCAGAACCCGTGAAACTGCTCGCCATTTATTCGAGTTGGGCATGGGGCTCGGCCAAACAGCTATGCGTGAATACCTACGCAAATTAAAATCCGGCCCAGAAGACTACAGCATAAAAGCCTTGTGGTGTCCGTTACAGCCACCCCGTTTGCAGAGCGATTTTGATGTTGAAAAAGATGCCGCCTTGCTGGAATTTTCAACAGTCTTTAGCCAAGATCAACGTGTCGATTCTATTTTGGCTGATAAAGGTTTTCCAGTCAGGGCGGATTTTTTGTTATGGTTGGAGCCTTGCTATGAACAGCTCGACAGAGAGTTCCTCTGTCTGGAGTTTTCCCTGAACGGCTTGCCGGAAACTGCCGATTACCGAAAACCTGAGGCACATCTTGAAGAACTGCGGCGTTTTGCCTGGTTCATGGATACCCGAAGCGTTTTCTCAAGGGTATGCGCCGAGGTTTCCGGAGAAGAATTTGTCCTCTCTCCCGATATCAAAAACCACTTGCCGGCATTTACTGGTCGCGATAAACCCTTATACAAATTATGCCAGGCAGCCTCTTATGTCCATACCTCCTTGCGTTGGCTAAAGAGCAAGGGATTTGATGATAAGCCTTGCAAGGCACGAGCGTTATCTATTACTCAAAACGGGTTTGAAAGCTTAAGCGCCCGATTCTTTATTGACCCTGAAAACGATCCGCGGATTTCCCTGATAGACAGTCTTGGTCGAGCCTACCGCAATAGTGAAAAAGTGCCGGACTGCGATGAAGATGCTCTGAACGATCATATTCGCCACGCTTTTGACAAGATTCGAAAAGCCTTACCCAAAGTGATCAGCAAACAGTTTCTCGATATGCGTGAGTTGCCGGAACCTGGTAAAAGCCTAGCCTACAATTTTTCTGAAGAAGTCGAAGGTTTTCTGAATCCCATGGCGACCGTACCATGGTTCGAAGCATTGTCCTGGGTGGATTTAGACTCCGACATAGCATACTTTCTGAAAGCAAATCCGCAAACGGTGATTTCGGAAACACTCGCTGAACGAGTTAGTCACGGCCAGCCAGTGCCATTACGCGATCTACATTCAGCCGCCGTGGTCGCCGGTATGCGGTCATCGGCGTTAGGCCAAATTACCGTACTTGGACTTGAAGGTAATCCAGGTATCGGCAAAACCACGGCAGTCGTCAGTTTCCTCAAGGAATCCAGCGAAGGTTTTTTGTTCCTTTATGTCAGCCCAAGGGTCATTATTAATGACGATGTTACAGAAAACCTGTCGCGGGATAGAATTAGCAAACAGCCTACCGGTATCCTTACCGTCACCACATACTCGAAACTGATTGGCGCCGCCAAGGCTTGGTATGAAAAACAACCACAGGAAGGTTTTACACTAAAACGAGTAGTCGATAGTGCAGTCGTTGCGGATGGCGTTAAAGATTTAAAGCACCCTGATAGTAGTACGCTGATCCTTACGCCTTCTCGGAAGGAAGAGCTTGAACTCACGCATATCGGTTCAAGCCATCGCAAACGTGCAGAAACTGAACGGCAAGATAGAATGGAGGATGTTAAACGACCCGGCGTATTGAAGGTCTTATCCCTGACTACTCGCAATCTGCTGGCAGAAAACCCCTGCATCAATCGAGTTGTGCTGACTGCGGCTATTCAGGGTTATCGAGATCTGGGTGGAGACAAAAGCACTTTGTCGGCTCTGGATAACCTGTTTAAAAATCCTACCAACAATCAGGCCGGCAAACAAGAACGACGGGCGTTCGCACAGCGCATCCAAACCATTGTGGTCATGGTCGATGAATTGACCGGTGATGGCGCAGGTGCTCCATTTATTCATGCTGTCGCTAAATGGCTGGACCAACAATTCATTCGGTCGTTTGAAAGTGAACCATTGTTTCGAGTGATTCTGATTGTTTCTGACGCCTCGCTGGGTAACGAAATCGTCCTTGATCGTTATCTAAATAGCGGCAAGCGCACCCCAGATAAAGTATTGGTTTCTAAAAGTGCTGGGAAAAGGCCGTTTCGTTTGGCAGCCATGCCAGTCAGAATTGGGGGAAAGCGTTTGCCGGTTTTACACATCATGACCAACAGCTACCCGGCAACAAAGTTATCGATAGATTACCGGGTAAGGCTTGATCTGATAAAGCCTGGCGAATTATCCGATGGAAGAACGCAGACTGTTCGGCAAGCCATAGTCGAGCAACAAGGTGAAACGATTATCGGTAATGTCATCCAGGAAATTAAGCGGGCACTAGTTTCCGGCGCCGACCAGGTTATCTTTTTTGCGCAAGACAAAGCTTTTTTACGTTCGGTAGAGACATTGTTAGTTACGAGCGAAGAAGGCGAGCCTCTCTTAAACGCAAAGCAAGTGGCAATCCTGGATTCGAGTGTGACCGCCGCCAAACGCAAGGCCCTAATAGCAGATGATCGCCGAGATACCGTAAAAGTGTTTCTGATGACCTCAAGCGGAGCACGAGGAGTATCTTTTCCTAAAACCGATTGGATCATCGCTTTGCTACCGCGTTTTGGAATTGAAGCGGCGTTAATGGAAGTTGCTCAGTTGATTTATCGCGGTCGAGGTAAAAACTATACTGCGGACGATGGCAGTATCCAAGATGATGGCGATTGGAAAGATCGCCGATTAGTCATGTTACTCCAGGATTTTCTGCCACAGGATGAAATTCCAGAGCTCCGGCAATGGCTCAGGCAGGTCAGCGATCTCTTAACCTATTTGGTCATGCTCAGGGCGACTATTTATACGCGGATTGTCGGTGACGCCGGTCTGGATAAGCAAAATCTTGCCATGGTCCCGGTGGGCGGAATTGGCAGCGAAGAAATGCTGTCGCTGATGAGTACGCATGTCAGGGCGTTTTTAAAGGAGGCAGACGTTTTTTTGAGAGATTATTCTGCTGATGCAAATCGGCGTGGTTTAGTTTTCAATGCCCAGAAAAACACGCAACACTTATTCTCGAAGTTTTCATTGGATGCAACAGCAAGAGCTAAGGATTTTAAAAGTGTTTCTCGGTTGGAGGATATCCAGAAGTTTTCCAGACGTGCCAGTGCAGATAATGCCCCACTATTGATTTCACCGAATGACGATCCTGACTGTTTGCTTCCAGATCATCTCTACTGTATCGGTCCTTTTTGGCTGGAACATTGGGAAAATCTCGAAAAACAAGAACGATTTAATGTCGAAGGCTGGTCAACGGACGTTGGTCATCAAATCGCAAAACTGTTCGGAGAACTGGGTTATATCCATCGAGATGAAACATTACCTTTTAAATTGAGACAACCGGCCGAAGAGCTATTCAGAATACTGGCGCGAGAAAAGGAAGAAGCGACTCGCGAATTTTCAACCATCAAATCACTACAATCTCCATCAACCTGGCTGGTTGTGCCTTTGGATTACCCAAGATTTTGGAAAAAAGATGCTAGCGGCCGGCTACCCTCGCTTGGCGATGACGAACTCGCATGGCGGGATGCGCTTGGCGCCTGCTTGGCAACATCAGCAGAAGTGCTCCCTGTTATTGCCCGTTATGCTGGCATACCTTATGCTGCAGTGATTGGAGAACAAGATCCGGCACGATTGGAATTGATTTTTGATGATAGATACCTTGCCGCTTCGAATGAGCTGAATTTACTGAATACGATCCTATTAGCAGAATGA
- a CDS encoding HU family DNA-binding protein, with product MNKSELINAIATHSGLTKAEAERALSALVQTIGSTLKAGDSIALVGFGTFEVKERAERTGRNPQTGEAITIAAAKIPSFKAGKGLKDAVQ from the coding sequence ATGAATAAATCCGAATTAATCAATGCTATCGCCACCCATTCCGGATTAACCAAAGCTGAGGCAGAACGTGCTTTGAGCGCCCTGGTACAGACTATTGGTTCAACCTTAAAAGCCGGCGATTCCATTGCGTTAGTTGGATTTGGTACTTTTGAAGTTAAGGAAAGAGCCGAACGCACTGGCCGTAATCCACAAACTGGCGAAGCAATTACCATCGCCGCGGCCAAGATTCCTTCATTTAAGGCTGGTAAAGGGCTTAAAGACGCTGTTCAATGA
- the bet gene encoding phage recombination protein Bet → MPVEAKQIYEVSEQSWKVLTEVTFPTAKTPEAIMMALDYCRTRKLDIFKKPVHVVPMWSAALGRSVETVWPSIMEIQTTASRTGLWAGMDRPTWGPDKTHTFSGRYKDDNDQWQETSVTVTFPEWVAVTVYRLVNGRRCAFTEEVYWMEAYSTAGGKNSQVPTAMWIKRPKGQLAKCGKAASLRAAFPEECGYAAEEMDGKSIDDLNDATVINGQATRIDTESEPDHPGAQSAAGTNDSPRVIDLSMISPKVQKAVAELVRRTALAGAWQAAYDYSNNKFSGLDLTFAIAELDKASAAHKSASANDGQPIEGEVLPPLTPAEQALNQARETLNAART, encoded by the coding sequence ATGCCCGTTGAGGCCAAGCAGATTTACGAAGTTTCCGAGCAATCCTGGAAAGTATTGACGGAAGTCACTTTTCCAACCGCCAAAACCCCGGAAGCCATCATGATGGCGCTGGATTACTGCCGTACCCGCAAGCTGGATATCTTCAAAAAGCCGGTGCATGTCGTACCGATGTGGAGCGCCGCCTTGGGCCGCAGTGTGGAAACCGTCTGGCCGTCCATCATGGAAATCCAGACTACCGCCTCGCGTACCGGGCTTTGGGCGGGTATGGATAGACCGACATGGGGTCCTGACAAGACGCATACTTTTAGCGGTCGCTATAAGGATGATAACGATCAATGGCAGGAAACATCTGTCACAGTCACTTTTCCAGAATGGGTAGCAGTCACCGTTTACCGTCTGGTTAACGGTCGCCGCTGCGCATTTACAGAAGAAGTGTACTGGATGGAAGCCTACAGCACCGCTGGCGGTAAAAACTCGCAAGTTCCCACCGCCATGTGGATCAAGCGTCCGAAAGGACAATTGGCCAAGTGCGGTAAGGCGGCCTCGTTACGAGCGGCTTTTCCGGAAGAATGCGGGTATGCAGCCGAAGAGATGGATGGCAAAAGCATAGACGATCTCAATGACGCCACGGTAATCAACGGTCAGGCTACCCGGATCGATACTGAGTCCGAACCAGATCATCCTGGTGCTCAGTCCGCAGCCGGTACGAATGACTCGCCGCGTGTCATCGACTTGTCGATGATTAGTCCTAAAGTGCAAAAAGCCGTGGCGGAACTGGTGCGACGCACTGCGTTGGCCGGCGCCTGGCAAGCTGCTTACGACTATTCCAATAACAAGTTCTCAGGGCTGGATTTAACCTTCGCCATTGCGGAACTGGATAAAGCCTCTGCGGCACATAAGTCAGCATCCGCCAATGATGGTCAGCCAATTGAAGGTGAAGTCTTACCGCCATTGACACCGGCTGAACAGGCCTTGAATCAGGCGCGTGAAACTCTGAATGCTGCCCGGACTTAG